The proteins below come from a single Eubacterium limosum genomic window:
- a CDS encoding lipid II:glycine glycyltransferase FemX, which produces MSQLEIITSDQAEEWNKIVKSFKNHDVYYLIDYVKAFQIHGDGEPVLIFYHDHDFKAMNVTMKRDIGRSPNLVNKIPIDTYYDFTTPYGYGGFLVEGTQTKENIETLNRIYCEYCIEHNIVCEFVRFHPVLENARSLTDFYEVTELGETILMDLNNQEVIWRNITSKNRNMIRKAQKSGVKIYWGRNPELFEIFTDIYNKTMDKDKADSYYYFKPSFYKSVLDDLKDNSLIFYAQLENEIIAMSIILFCNQQMHYHLSASRQAYLRYAPTNLLLYEVACWGAENGFKTLHLGGGLGSCEDNLYKFKSAFNRNSDVRFSIGKRVFLEKEYQAFNEKIDIGESSFFPLYRS; this is translated from the coding sequence ATGAGTCAATTAGAAATCATCACAAGCGATCAAGCAGAAGAATGGAATAAAATTGTCAAATCATTTAAAAATCATGACGTTTATTATCTCATTGATTATGTAAAAGCCTTTCAAATCCACGGAGATGGAGAACCGGTTCTTATCTTTTATCATGATCATGACTTTAAAGCAATGAATGTGACCATGAAACGAGATATTGGCCGCTCGCCTAATTTAGTCAACAAAATTCCCATTGACACATATTATGATTTCACAACCCCTTATGGTTATGGTGGCTTTCTAGTTGAAGGGACACAGACAAAAGAAAACATAGAAACACTAAATCGTATCTACTGTGAATATTGTATTGAACATAATATCGTTTGTGAGTTTGTCCGCTTTCATCCTGTTTTGGAAAATGCCAGATCGCTGACCGATTTTTATGAAGTGACAGAATTGGGAGAAACCATTCTGATGGATCTAAATAATCAGGAAGTAATCTGGAGAAACATCACCAGCAAAAACAGGAACATGATCCGCAAAGCCCAAAAATCCGGTGTCAAGATTTACTGGGGACGTAATCCGGAACTGTTTGAAATTTTTACAGATATTTATAATAAAACAATGGATAAAGACAAGGCAGATTCCTACTACTATTTTAAACCAAGTTTTTATAAAAGTGTCCTTGACGATTTAAAAGATAACAGTCTGATTTTCTACGCACAATTGGAAAATGAGATCATTGCAATGTCAATTATTCTGTTCTGCAACCAACAGATGCACTATCATTTGTCCGCCTCGAGACAAGCTTATTTAAGGTATGCGCCGACCAACCTTCTTCTTTATGAAGTGGCCTGTTGGGGGGCAGAAAATGGGTTTAAAACTTTACATTTAGGCGGGGGGCTAGGGTCTTGCGAGGACAATTTGTATAAATTTAAGAGTGCTTTTAACCGAAATTCAGATGTGAGGTTTTCGATTGGCAAAAGAGTCTTTTTAGAAAAAGAATACCAAGCGTTTAATGAAAAAATAGATATTGGTGAAAGTTCTTTTTTCCCTTTGTATAGGAGTTGA
- a CDS encoding glycosyltransferase family 4 protein, producing the protein MNILFLSLSDFDSLKKSGIYTDILRSFSNKGRCVYAVSPAEKRNKVETQTIINDNAQILKVKIGNITKCGLIEKGISTLRIEAQYIKAIKKYYADVHFDLILYSTPPITFGKVIEHIKKRDHAKSYLLLKDIFPQNAVDLGMFSSKGLLHTFFKRKEKKLYDQSDFIGCMSQANVNYLLKHNSWIDPKKVEICPNSIEPITIEKDETIIRKVREKYSIPMDKTIFIYGGNLGKPQGMEHIIACLKACADHPRAYFVIAGSGTEYTKLKGFLDQTPLSNVQLLYQLPKEDYELLANTCDVGLIFLDHRFTIPNFPSRLLSYMQASMPVLACTDVHTDIGLIIEQGQFGYWCESREAESFKEKIDQLCAEEEKLSEMGENARAYLETHYTVDQTYEIIMKHFEQEGPENV; encoded by the coding sequence GTGAATATTCTTTTTTTATCACTTTCAGACTTTGATTCATTAAAAAAATCAGGTATATACACCGATATATTACGTTCTTTTTCCAATAAAGGTCGTTGTGTATACGCTGTTTCACCGGCAGAAAAAAGAAATAAGGTTGAAACACAGACAATTATAAATGATAACGCTCAAATACTAAAAGTTAAAATCGGCAACATCACCAAATGCGGCTTAATCGAAAAAGGCATCTCAACCCTCAGGATAGAAGCCCAGTATATCAAAGCCATCAAAAAATATTATGCCGATGTTCACTTTGACTTGATCCTCTACTCCACGCCACCGATCACCTTTGGAAAAGTTATTGAGCACATTAAAAAAAGAGACCACGCCAAATCCTATCTTTTGCTGAAAGACATCTTTCCGCAAAACGCAGTAGATCTGGGCATGTTTTCCTCAAAAGGGTTACTCCACACCTTTTTCAAACGCAAGGAGAAAAAGCTCTATGACCAGTCTGACTTTATCGGTTGCATGTCTCAAGCCAACGTGAATTATCTCTTAAAACACAACTCATGGATCGACCCGAAAAAAGTAGAGATCTGCCCCAACAGCATTGAACCGATAACCATTGAAAAAGATGAGACAATAATCCGGAAGGTCCGCGAAAAATACAGCATTCCCATGGATAAAACCATTTTTATCTACGGCGGCAATCTTGGCAAGCCCCAGGGTATGGAGCATATCATCGCCTGCCTGAAAGCCTGCGCTGACCATCCGAGGGCTTACTTTGTCATTGCCGGCTCAGGAACCGAATATACAAAACTAAAAGGATTTTTGGATCAAACACCTTTATCCAACGTCCAGCTTTTATACCAATTGCCAAAAGAAGACTACGAGCTGCTCGCCAACACCTGTGACGTAGGCTTGATTTTTCTAGACCATCGCTTCACCATCCCCAACTTCCCGTCACGTCTCCTGTCTTACATGCAGGCATCTATGCCTGTATTAGCCTGTACCGATGTCCACACCGATATCGGGCTGATCATTGAACAAGGACAGTTTGGTTACTGGTGTGAAAGCCGGGAAGCAGAAAGTTTTAAAGAAAAAATTGATCAGCTGTGTGCAGAAGAAGAAAAACTTTCCGAGATGGGCGAAAATGCAAGGGCTTATCTGGAAACCCACTATACCGTTGATCAAACCTATGAAATTATTATGAAACATTTTGAACAGGAAGGACCAGAAAATGTTTGA
- a CDS encoding nucleoside-diphosphate sugar epimerase/dehydratase, whose amino-acid sequence MFEGETLLITGGTGSFGHAVLNRFLKTNIKEIRIFSRDEKKQDDMRHQYNDDKIKYYIGDVRNLQSLKDAVHGVDYVFHAAALKQVPSCEFFPIEAVRTNVIGTDNVLTAAIEEGVKKVICLSTDKAAYPINAMGTSKAMMEKVFVAKSRTVDPEKTLICGTRYGNVMCSRGSVIPLFIEQIKNGQALTITEPKMTRFIMSLEEAVELVLFAFEHAENGDIMVQKAPACTIEVLAQAVRELFHADNEIKIIGIRHGEKMYETLLTNEECAHAIDMGDFFRVPADKRDLNYDKYFKEGDQKRTELTEFNSDNTELLNVEQVKEKLLSLEYIRNELAEWEAR is encoded by the coding sequence ATGTTTGAAGGAGAAACCCTACTCATCACCGGTGGCACAGGCAGCTTTGGCCACGCCGTGCTCAACCGCTTTTTAAAAACCAACATCAAAGAAATCCGCATTTTCTCAAGGGATGAGAAAAAACAGGATGACATGCGCCATCAGTACAATGATGACAAAATCAAATATTACATCGGGGATGTGCGGAACCTTCAAAGCCTCAAAGACGCCGTACATGGCGTGGATTACGTCTTCCACGCCGCCGCCTTAAAGCAGGTGCCCTCCTGCGAGTTCTTTCCCATCGAGGCCGTCAGGACCAACGTCATCGGCACTGACAACGTGCTGACCGCTGCCATCGAAGAGGGCGTCAAAAAAGTCATCTGTCTGTCCACTGACAAGGCCGCCTATCCCATCAACGCCATGGGCACCTCCAAAGCCATGATGGAAAAAGTTTTTGTGGCAAAATCAAGAACCGTTGACCCGGAGAAGACCCTGATCTGCGGCACCCGCTACGGGAACGTCATGTGCTCCCGGGGCTCCGTGATCCCCCTGTTCATCGAACAGATCAAAAACGGCCAGGCCCTGACCATCACCGAACCCAAAATGACCCGTTTCATCATGAGCCTGGAAGAAGCCGTGGAGCTCGTCCTCTTCGCCTTCGAGCACGCTGAGAACGGGGACATCATGGTCCAGAAAGCCCCGGCCTGCACCATCGAAGTGCTGGCACAGGCCGTCAGAGAACTCTTCCACGCCGACAACGAAATCAAGATTATCGGTATCCGCCACGGTGAAAAAATGTACGAGACCCTTCTAACCAACGAAGAGTGCGCCCACGCCATCGACATGGGCGACTTCTTCCGCGTCCCAGCCGATAAACGGGATTTAAACTACGATAAATATTTCAAAGAAGGCGACCAGAAACGCACCGAGCTCACCGAGTTCAACTCCGACAACACCGAGCTGTTAAATGTAGAACAGGTCAAAGAAAAGCTTTTGAGTTTAGAATACATCCGCAATGAACTCGCCGAATGGGAAGCGAGGTAA
- a CDS encoding capsular polysaccharide biosynthesis protein CapF: MKILITGARGFIGKNLIVELNNIKEKKTNRYPGIDPDTLEILPFDVDTDPSLLETYTQECDFVFHLAGVNRPKDPAEYKAGNFGFTSTLLDLLKKANNKAPVMLASSIQAALDNPYGTSKKAGEDRLFDYGRENNVKVLVYRFPNVFGKWCRPNYNSAVATFCHHIASGQPIQVNDPEVMLYLVYIDDVVEELIGALCGREHREEKEQVKAFKDDVINVVKINRERVATGKQFCTVPVSYKVKLGDVAQLIKSFKEGREKLQVPDLSDTFTKKLYATYLSYLPTDQFSYPLKMNVDSRGSFTEFIRTPDRGQVSINISKPGITKGQHWHHTKNEKFLVVKGKGQIQFRKVINDQEDSEKEEEAVISYQVTGDKLEVIDIPTGYTHNIINEGDEDMVTVMWASEAFDPEKPDTYFLEV, translated from the coding sequence ATGAAAATACTCATCACCGGCGCCAGAGGATTCATTGGAAAAAACCTCATCGTCGAGCTTAACAATATCAAAGAAAAGAAAACAAACCGATATCCCGGCATCGATCCTGACACCCTGGAAATCCTGCCCTTTGATGTGGACACCGACCCCAGTCTCTTAGAGACCTATACCCAGGAATGTGACTTCGTGTTCCATCTGGCCGGCGTCAACCGTCCCAAAGACCCAGCAGAATACAAAGCCGGCAACTTCGGCTTTACCAGCACATTATTAGATTTATTAAAAAAGGCCAACAACAAAGCCCCCGTCATGCTCGCCTCCTCCATCCAGGCCGCCCTTGACAACCCCTACGGCACGAGCAAAAAAGCTGGGGAAGACCGGCTCTTTGACTACGGTAGAGAAAACAACGTCAAAGTCCTCGTCTACCGGTTTCCCAACGTGTTCGGCAAATGGTGCCGCCCCAACTACAACAGTGCTGTGGCCACCTTCTGCCACCACATCGCAAGCGGTCAGCCCATCCAGGTCAACGATCCCGAGGTGATGCTGTATCTCGTCTACATCGACGACGTGGTCGAAGAGTTGATCGGCGCCCTGTGCGGCAGAGAACACCGGGAAGAAAAAGAACAAGTCAAAGCCTTCAAAGACGATGTCATCAACGTCGTGAAAATCAACAGAGAACGCGTCGCGACCGGAAAGCAGTTCTGCACCGTGCCCGTATCCTACAAAGTCAAGCTGGGAGACGTCGCTCAGTTAATTAAGTCCTTTAAAGAAGGACGGGAAAAGCTCCAGGTCCCCGACCTGTCCGACACCTTCACCAAGAAGCTCTACGCCACCTACCTGAGCTACCTGCCAACGGATCAGTTCAGCTATCCCTTAAAAATGAACGTGGACAGCCGCGGCTCCTTCACCGAGTTCATAAGAACCCCCGACCGGGGCCAGGTGTCCATCAACATCTCAAAGCCCGGCATCACCAAAGGCCAGCATTGGCACCACACCAAAAACGAAAAGTTTCTGGTGGTCAAAGGAAAAGGGCAAATCCAGTTCCGAAAAGTCATAAACGATCAAGAAGATAGCGAAAAAGAGGAAGAAGCCGTCATCAGCTACCAAGTCACTGGCGACAAGCTCGAAGTCATCGACATTCCCACAGGCTATACCCATAACATCATCAACGAAGGCGATGAGGACATGGTCACCGTCATGTGGGCCAGCGAAGCCTTCGACCCCGAAAAGCCCGATACCTACTTTTTAGAAGTGTAA
- the wecB gene encoding non-hydrolyzing UDP-N-acetylglucosamine 2-epimerase produces MEKLKLMTILGTRPEIIRLSATIKKCDQYFNHILVHTGQNWDYTLNQVFFENLGLRAPDHYLDSVGKDLGETMGGIIAKSYEILNKEKPDALLVLGDTNSALSAISAKRLKIPIFHMEAGNRCWDWNVPEMVNRTIVDHIADINLPYTEHSRRYLLNEGMDGKTIFVTGSPMREVLRDHEQEIENSKVLETLNLKPKAYFLLSAHREENIDNEDNFMSLMEAVNNIAEKYQMPVIYSTHPRSKKIIEKRGFKFHPLVTNMKPFGFFDYNKLQKNAYCVLSDSGTLSEESAMLDFPGVLIRTSTERPEVLDKGTMVIGGITGREVEQAVELAVQMDENKEETVMAEDYADTNVSVKVVKVIQSYAGIVKKTVWGRE; encoded by the coding sequence ATGGAAAAACTCAAACTCATGACCATTCTAGGCACACGGCCCGAGATCATAAGACTCTCCGCCACCATCAAAAAATGCGATCAGTACTTTAACCATATTCTCGTCCACACCGGACAAAACTGGGACTACACCCTAAACCAGGTCTTCTTTGAAAACCTGGGCCTGAGAGCCCCCGACCACTACCTGGACAGCGTGGGCAAAGACCTGGGCGAGACCATGGGAGGCATCATCGCCAAATCCTATGAGATCTTAAACAAAGAAAAACCCGACGCCCTGTTAGTCCTCGGTGACACCAACTCCGCCCTGTCCGCCATCAGCGCCAAGCGCCTCAAGATCCCCATCTTCCACATGGAAGCCGGCAACCGGTGCTGGGACTGGAACGTGCCCGAAATGGTCAACCGCACCATCGTGGACCACATCGCCGACATCAACCTGCCCTACACCGAGCACTCCAGACGCTACCTCTTAAACGAAGGCATGGACGGAAAGACCATCTTCGTGACCGGCAGCCCCATGCGCGAAGTGCTCAGAGACCATGAGCAGGAGATCGAGAATTCTAAAGTTCTTGAGACGCTGAATCTTAAGCCAAAAGCATACTTTCTGCTCTCCGCCCATCGGGAAGAGAACATCGACAATGAGGATAACTTTATGTCCCTGATGGAAGCTGTCAACAACATCGCCGAAAAGTATCAGATGCCTGTCATCTACTCCACCCACCCGCGGAGCAAGAAGATCATCGAGAAGCGGGGATTCAAGTTTCATCCTTTAGTCACAAACATGAAGCCCTTTGGCTTCTTTGACTACAACAAGCTTCAGAAGAACGCTTATTGCGTGCTTTCCGACTCCGGGACCCTGTCCGAGGAGAGCGCCATGCTGGATTTTCCAGGTGTGCTCATCCGAACATCCACCGAGCGCCCAGAAGTCTTAGACAAAGGCACCATGGTTATCGGTGGGATCACCGGAAGAGAAGTGGAGCAGGCCGTGGAGCTGGCGGTACAGATGGATGAAAATAAGGAAGAGACTGTGATGGCTGAGGATTACGCGGACACCAACGTGAGTGTGAAGGTGGTAAAGGTGATTCAGAGTTATGCGGGGATTGTGAAGAAGACGGTGTGGGGAAGAGAATGA
- a CDS encoding glycosyltransferase has protein sequence MSISIAMATYNGEKYIKDQLDSILVQLGKDDEIIISDDKSTDQTTEIIKKYIKEDSRIKLLEGPQKGFVKNFENALLNCSNEIIFLCDQDDIWLENKKEKVLETFEKEEVNLVMHGYNILKNNKIEKVFQKTHRGVFLNMIDSSYVGCLMAFKTEFIKKYLPFPSGLMAHDQWIGLCAEREKGILFIEDVLIHHRIHNSNQTKKLSLINKILFRVKMIKIYIEYFIKNNSVTK, from the coding sequence ATGAGTATATCAATTGCAATGGCCACATATAATGGTGAGAAGTACATAAAAGATCAATTGGATTCAATTTTAGTACAGTTAGGAAAAGATGATGAAATAATAATTTCGGATGATAAGTCTACAGACCAAACGACAGAAATTATAAAAAAATATATAAAAGAAGATTCTCGTATAAAGCTTTTAGAGGGGCCACAAAAGGGTTTTGTTAAAAATTTTGAAAATGCACTTTTAAATTGTAGCAATGAGATTATTTTCTTGTGTGATCAAGACGATATATGGTTGGAGAATAAAAAAGAAAAAGTTTTAGAAACCTTTGAAAAAGAAGAAGTTAATTTAGTGATGCATGGATACAATATTTTGAAAAACAATAAAATTGAGAAAGTATTTCAGAAAACTCATAGAGGAGTTTTTTTAAATATGATAGACAGTTCATATGTGGGGTGTTTAATGGCTTTTAAAACAGAATTTATAAAAAAATATCTTCCCTTTCCATCAGGGCTTATGGCACATGACCAATGGATAGGCCTATGTGCAGAAAGAGAAAAAGGCATTTTATTCATAGAAGACGTACTTATACATCATAGGATTCATAACAGTAATCAGACAAAAAAGTTAAGTCTTATCAACAAAATTCTTTTTAGAGTAAAAATGATAAAAATTTATATTGAGTATTTCATAAAAAATAACTCTGTTACTAAGTAG
- a CDS encoding EpsG family protein, which translates to MIYLYSFSIIILNLFAIVLKKNSKLIILITILASCIFFAGNYNNPDYFTYSEQYSLVSTSPKNIIFYRNKQYGFYFLMKIFVQLGLEYNQFLFFIALACMLLINSTVQKYVKNPHIYYILFFIFPFLLCIVQIRNFIIMAILVYALRYLIDSSKSNNIKYIICILVASSFHTVALVYLILLFNNKIDYKKNSKYFVIGIVILSIIIVVTKNTSLNFITNSISSILGTDDGSRTLSSRTTYEFLGPLFFQSITTLLFIWAKKINDSNLDLKDKNIFTKIYWCNIISFSFLPCFMISTIFARIIINMLPIYYISLINTVFLTKRNSLERILFVLCTFVLVFLFFYWFIYRNYSDSIFYSVFKYNAGINILL; encoded by the coding sequence GTGATATATTTATACAGTTTTTCAATTATTATATTAAATTTATTTGCTATTGTATTAAAAAAAAATAGTAAACTTATTATATTAATTACAATATTAGCTTCGTGCATTTTTTTTGCTGGTAATTACAATAATCCGGATTACTTTACTTATTCTGAACAATATAGTTTAGTGTCCACTTCGCCTAAAAATATTATTTTTTATCGAAATAAACAATATGGATTTTATTTCTTAATGAAAATATTTGTTCAATTAGGTCTCGAATATAATCAATTTTTATTTTTTATAGCTTTAGCATGTATGCTTCTGATTAATAGTACTGTGCAGAAATATGTAAAAAACCCCCATATTTATTACATTTTGTTTTTTATTTTTCCATTTCTTTTGTGTATTGTTCAAATAAGAAACTTTATAATTATGGCAATTTTAGTTTATGCACTAAGATATTTAATAGATAGCTCTAAAAGTAATAACATAAAATATATTATTTGCATTTTAGTAGCATCATCTTTTCATACTGTAGCACTTGTTTATTTGATTTTGCTTTTTAATAACAAAATTGATTATAAAAAAAATTCTAAATATTTTGTAATAGGTATTGTAATATTATCAATAATAATTGTTGTTACAAAAAATACCTCACTAAATTTCATTACAAATTCAATCAGTTCAATTCTTGGTACAGATGATGGAAGTCGTACATTGAGTAGTAGAACGACATATGAATTTTTGGGGCCACTTTTTTTTCAAAGCATTACAACATTGCTGTTTATTTGGGCTAAAAAAATAAATGATTCAAATTTAGATTTAAAGGACAAGAATATATTCACAAAGATTTACTGGTGTAACATTATATCTTTTTCGTTCTTACCTTGTTTTATGATATCAACTATTTTTGCGAGGATTATAATTAACATGCTGCCGATATATTATATAAGTTTAATAAATACTGTTTTTTTAACTAAAAGAAATTCATTGGAAAGAATACTTTTTGTATTGTGTACTTTTGTATTAGTTTTTCTATTTTTTTACTGGTTTATTTATCGTAATTATAGTGATAGCATTTTTTATTCTGTTTTTAAATACAATGCTGGAATAAATATTCTTTTATAA
- a CDS encoding glycosyltransferase family 2 protein, producing MCKKVSVIIPIFNAEKYLEECLNSIITQTYNSLDIILVNDGSSDKSLEICNKYELEDKRVRVFTQNNQGVSVARNLGLDHIKGEYVTFSDSDDIWEKSGVEKLVLSIEKNNTDLAVGAYNLYDHIKKSKTKVSYLDKEVYSIKDYLYFLNRGKTSPFFGSQCNKLYKKEIVNTVRYKEGVSYAEDYLFNLGILKKVHTISNVEEAIYNYRQSRENALSGSQSCDILEHWEANKIVYKETKKLFQLHDGLKIFDDFGFLVAMIHETLATGFICNKKTNFKYKKEVINKILEDEILKKYCCLTKFTQKNWLIRYCYKYKKPLILALFYDVGIKIKY from the coding sequence ATGTGCAAAAAAGTTTCTGTGATCATCCCAATATTTAATGCAGAAAAATATTTGGAAGAGTGCCTGAATAGTATAATTACTCAGACATACAATAGTTTAGATATTATTTTAGTGAATGATGGCTCTAGTGATAAAAGTTTGGAAATATGTAATAAATATGAATTAGAAGACAAGCGTGTTAGGGTGTTTACACAAAATAATCAAGGAGTGAGTGTTGCTAGAAATTTAGGTTTAGATCATATAAAGGGTGAATACGTGACTTTCTCCGATAGTGATGATATATGGGAGAAAAGCGGCGTTGAAAAATTAGTGCTCTCTATAGAAAAAAACAATACGGATTTAGCAGTTGGAGCCTATAATTTATATGATCACATAAAAAAAAGTAAAACAAAAGTATCCTATTTAGATAAAGAAGTTTATTCAATTAAAGACTATTTATATTTTTTAAATAGGGGAAAGACATCTCCCTTTTTTGGATCACAATGTAATAAGTTATATAAAAAAGAAATAGTCAATACGGTAAGGTACAAAGAAGGAGTTTCCTATGCTGAAGATTACTTATTTAATCTTGGGATTCTAAAGAAGGTTCACACGATTTCTAATGTGGAAGAAGCAATATATAACTATCGACAATCCAGAGAAAATGCACTAAGTGGAAGTCAATCCTGTGATATTTTAGAACATTGGGAAGCGAACAAAATAGTTTATAAAGAAACAAAAAAATTGTTTCAACTGCATGATGGTCTCAAAATATTTGATGATTTTGGATTTTTAGTGGCAATGATACACGAGACGTTAGCAACTGGATTTATCTGCAATAAAAAAACTAATTTTAAATATAAAAAAGAAGTTATAAATAAAATTTTGGAAGATGAAATTTTAAAAAAATATTGCTGTTTAACAAAATTCACACAAAAAAATTGGTTAATACGTTATTGTTATAAGTATAAGAAACCACTTATATTAGCTCTTTTTTATGATGTTGGAATAAAAATCAAATATTAA
- a CDS encoding glycosyltransferase family 2 protein, whose protein sequence is MKKISIILISYNRGYEIEKTIKSIVNQKYKNLELIIIDGGSSDNTQEIVGKYEDYITQFISEPDDGIYNALNKGLKKISGDIILFFTTGTLLLPNVLKMVDDCFDETCDVLYGNCVLNDCFSNKYFLSRPLPLSQLKSCGSVFNTESTFYSKRIVENGFLFDESYKIASDFDLNLRLYLSKYKFKYIDKEIAIFQLGGISSTEGPELFKEFYKILKKNNCETKHIKRVYLKAVIAKRLKRIKLFDLTIKLYLIIKPQKNEDNKVEYDISKLEKEWL, encoded by the coding sequence ATGAAAAAAATATCGATAATTTTAATTTCATATAATCGGGGTTATGAAATTGAAAAAACAATAAAAAGTATTGTTAATCAAAAGTACAAAAATTTAGAGCTTATTATCATTGATGGTGGTTCCAGTGATAATACACAGGAAATAGTAGGAAAATATGAAGATTATATCACTCAATTCATCTCTGAACCAGATGATGGAATTTATAATGCGCTTAATAAAGGTTTGAAAAAAATTTCGGGTGATATTATTTTGTTTTTTACAACCGGAACGCTATTATTACCGAATGTTTTAAAGATGGTAGATGATTGTTTTGACGAAACATGCGATGTTCTATACGGTAATTGTGTTTTAAATGACTGTTTTTCTAATAAGTATTTTTTATCTCGCCCATTACCATTATCTCAATTAAAAAGCTGTGGAAGTGTTTTTAATACAGAAAGTACTTTTTACTCAAAACGAATTGTTGAAAATGGTTTTCTCTTTGATGAATCTTATAAAATTGCGAGTGATTTTGACTTGAATTTGAGATTGTACCTTTCTAAGTATAAATTTAAATACATTGACAAAGAAATAGCTATATTTCAATTAGGGGGAATTTCTTCAACTGAAGGTCCAGAACTGTTTAAAGAATTTTATAAAATTTTAAAAAAAAATAATTGCGAAACAAAACATATTAAACGAGTATACCTAAAAGCAGTAATTGCAAAAAGATTAAAAAGAATAAAACTTTTTGATTTAACTATTAAACTATACCTCATTATAAAACCCCAAAAAAATGAAGACAATAAGGTGGAATACGATATATCGAAATTAGAAAAGGAATGGCTATGA